In Patescibacteria group bacterium, a single window of DNA contains:
- a CDS encoding acyltransferase family protein — protein sequence MTKKITNYELWPDIVRVVAILAVVAIHTFNSVYQRPDFFGGISWWFSILVDSFSRICIPLFIMLSGYFMLKRDERFSRLLKRIFNRLFVPLVFWTILVYALSTPNAIKDILQPSFYLRFFSGNVYYFYFLVILIGLYFIVPLFRNFIKTNETKTLTLMSVSFLTVGVVETAEEYFIRNCAVENSFTKWVPYAGLFLFGYLIGTNKIKFKNFKAANIVYVIGLLLTLVLNFFYFKANAANPSSNEFYQGCLSQYSDYYLSFNVVLMSIPAFYLLSKFNYSFIKNNFVKKIIYQIARCSFGIYLTHLFIVTIWDYELGLTVDNIHIPLWSYVIVKWLVVFIVSFAFTYFIDKIPYVKKLIGSE from the coding sequence ATGACAAAGAAGATAACTAACTATGAACTTTGGCCAGATATAGTCAGAGTTGTTGCTATTCTTGCGGTTGTTGCAATACATACTTTTAATTCTGTCTATCAGCGCCCTGATTTCTTTGGCGGAATTTCTTGGTGGTTTTCAATTCTAGTTGATTCATTTTCGCGAATCTGTATTCCTCTTTTTATAATGCTAAGTGGCTATTTCATGCTCAAACGTGATGAAAGGTTTAGCCGTTTATTAAAAAGGATTTTTAATCGTCTTTTTGTTCCGCTTGTTTTCTGGACAATTCTTGTTTATGCCCTAAGTACTCCAAACGCTATAAAAGATATTTTACAGCCATCTTTTTATTTAAGATTCTTCTCAGGAAATGTTTATTATTTTTATTTTCTAGTTATTTTAATTGGATTATATTTTATCGTCCCTCTTTTTAGAAATTTTATAAAAACAAATGAAACAAAAACCTTAACTCTTATGTCTGTAAGTTTTCTTACTGTTGGTGTTGTAGAAACAGCAGAAGAATATTTCATAAGAAACTGTGCTGTCGAAAATTCTTTTACAAAGTGGGTTCCATACGCAGGTTTATTTTTATTTGGATATCTGATTGGTACAAATAAAATTAAGTTTAAAAATTTTAAAGCAGCTAATATTGTTTACGTTATTGGTTTATTATTAACCTTGGTTTTAAATTTTTTTTATTTTAAAGCAAACGCTGCAAATCCTTCATCAAACGAATTTTATCAAGGATGTCTATCTCAATATTCAGATTATTATCTGAGTTTTAATGTTGTATTAATGTCAATCCCTGCTTTTTATCTACTTTCTAAATTTAATTATTCATTCATAAAAAACAATTTCGTTAAAAAAATTATTTATCAAATTGCAAGATGCTCGTTTGGAATTTATTTAACTCACCTTTTTATAGTGACAATTTGGGATTATGAGCTTGGATTGACAGTTGATAATATTCATATTCCTTTATGGAGTTATGTGATTGTAAAATGGCTTGTAGTCTTTATTGTTTCTTTTGCCTTTACTTATTTTATAGACAAAATCCCGTACGTTAAAAAATTAATTGGAAGTGAATAA
- a CDS encoding site-specific integrase encodes MLKKELEENINKYFKYKDRSWKPKTHKNNQDWAKNLLDFIEDKPFNRDTAEDYFLNLRQKGKAESSRRQAETFVKKIVRWMFNEGILEKDWAAGMARTPVNRKLRILPSQAEMLKLIDKVTEPGLYDNRQHRFSKKEHRACLKFILVACGGRNYETRNILLSDVSLSGRQVQIRQGKTGPRMVSIPEVPWLIKDLEERLQGKNPEELEILNDKGHYKEDYSQRLFVVGEKRLEAIMRQAGKLWGHPLQVHDLRRIFARDLKNNGAEDSDIKDAMGHANLETTLKYLEFNTATQQRTLRRYSSESRKYRDRGLKIKEIYERISDIGKIIASEDDGKKLIKLTIEV; translated from the coding sequence ATGCTAAAAAAAGAATTAGAAGAAAATATAAACAAATATTTTAAGTATAAAGATAGAAGTTGGAAACCAAAAACCCATAAAAATAATCAAGATTGGGCAAAAAACTTGCTAGATTTTATTGAAGATAAACCCTTTAATCGCGATACGGCAGAAGATTATTTCTTGAATTTAAGACAAAAAGGCAAAGCGGAATCATCGCGTCGTCAGGCCGAAACATTTGTCAAAAAGATTGTCAGATGGATGTTCAATGAAGGGATTTTAGAAAAAGACTGGGCAGCAGGAATGGCAAGAACTCCCGTAAATAGAAAACTTCGCATACTTCCCTCTCAAGCTGAGATGCTTAAATTAATAGATAAGGTTACAGAACCAGGACTTTACGACAATCGCCAGCACAGGTTTTCTAAGAAAGAACATCGTGCTTGTCTCAAATTCATTCTCGTTGCCTGCGGTGGCAGAAATTACGAAACACGAAATATCCTATTAAGCGATGTTTCCTTGAGCGGTAGACAAGTGCAAATTCGACAAGGTAAAACAGGCCCGAGAATGGTAAGTATTCCTGAAGTCCCCTGGTTAATTAAAGATCTAGAAGAAAGACTGCAAGGAAAAAATCCAGAAGAACTAGAAATATTAAATGATAAAGGTCATTACAAAGAAGATTATTCTCAACGACTGTTTGTAGTTGGTGAAAAGAGACTAGAAGCTATTATGCGTCAGGCGGGAAAGCTTTGGGGTCACCCATTGCAAGTCCACGATTTACGTAGAATTTTTGCAAGGGATTTAAAAAATAATGGAGCTGAAGATTCAGATATTAAAGATGCAATGGGCCACGCCAATCTTGAAACGACTCTGAAATATTTGGAGTTCAATACTGCAACTCAACAAAGAACCTTAAGACGATATAGCAGTGAGTCTAGAAAATATAGAGACAGGGGTCTAAAAATAAAAGAGATTTACGAGCGAATTAGCGATATTGGAAAAATAATCGCTAGCGAAGATGATGGTAAAAAATTAATAAAATTAACAATTGAAGTGTAA
- a CDS encoding polysaccharide pyruvyl transferase family protein, whose protein sequence is MKKIINIKYIQRVSSFCLSIVKNKLLFNSLSLMVASGVTAGFGFIFWTIIARSYSTQSVGFATTLLSVATILSLIGLAGFDTIFLRFLSKTEDKNIQINNGVIVTGIVSFIVSSIFLIFLPILSPTLQIIFQGNWYPLLFVLFTIFMSWNILTNSILISHHHTSLILLIELLSGIFKLILAMFFNTSGTITIFSIVGLSQIFNVVLSVFLIIRVLHYKPSLQFDIQSLKKNYRFGLVAYISQLLNLLPASLLPLIVVNTLGATSAAYYYVSFSIANLLYTIAYTTNQVLLAESSGSEELFLSIATRGIKIITGIMTPVIALVVLFCPALLLLFGGNYSREASTLLRIMCLAGFIVAIYSFLGFIFKHTKNLKALLFMSATYVVSILSLSYFLISVYGLIGVGFAWFLGTLISIFIGIIFMVLRINIVRQPAASPKNILITHFYSKNNNGDAALLSVLINDLKRKFGNPAISIVASDVVKQNERFDGINVYSSFMFYAMNRFKSRHLTFLYSVYVMMVTFLWAVVYRYTKFSIPIPKGIQRLCLYYSKADLIIPVGGGYLRGQNKGIGSLLYICLILHPLIIGNVLRKPNVLYTQSVGPFSNRFESYLVSKVLNSFSQAVIVRENISHNILRGRVKKLYRSVDSGFAFEGKGNFYNLDKVLNQKRYQFIIGVTAKKYFKSELQEKYELALARTIEYIFTKYRAAVILIPQVTAEYNGDDDRIVHNRIFSYIRNKKDVYVINDKLNHYDIKTIYGQLDLVIGTRFHSVIFSLTSYVPAIAIEYEHKTRGIMKDLGLSKWVIKIEDVNLAKLSSMVDKLVEERVIYREKLIKVIPTYRSRAKNAIAIVDKQYKEYITSSKHVNREGVFKRPFRRFKLIFNNFSFSS, encoded by the coding sequence ATGAAAAAAATAATTAACATCAAATATATCCAAAGGGTTAGCTCCTTTTGTCTGTCTATCGTAAAAAACAAACTTTTGTTTAATTCTTTGAGTCTAATGGTTGCATCAGGAGTAACGGCTGGATTCGGATTTATATTTTGGACTATTATTGCTAGATCTTATTCTACACAATCTGTAGGTTTTGCAACAACGCTGCTTTCGGTTGCAACAATTTTATCTTTAATAGGACTCGCAGGTTTCGATACAATTTTTTTACGTTTTTTATCAAAAACTGAAGATAAAAATATACAAATTAATAATGGTGTTATTGTGACAGGCATTGTTTCATTTATTGTTTCAAGTATTTTTTTAATTTTTTTGCCGATTCTATCTCCTACTCTCCAAATCATATTTCAGGGGAACTGGTATCCTTTGTTATTCGTACTCTTTACTATTTTTATGTCATGGAATATCTTAACTAATTCGATACTCATTTCACACCATCATACTTCGTTAATCTTATTAATTGAATTACTATCAGGGATATTTAAGCTGATACTTGCGATGTTTTTTAACACATCAGGAACTATTACTATCTTTTCAATTGTTGGTCTTAGTCAAATTTTCAACGTTGTTTTAAGTGTATTTTTGATTATACGTGTATTGCACTACAAACCTTCGCTACAATTTGATATTCAATCCTTAAAGAAAAATTATCGATTCGGATTAGTAGCTTATATATCACAGTTGTTGAATTTATTACCTGCTTCTCTGTTGCCGTTAATCGTTGTTAATACTCTTGGTGCAACCTCAGCAGCATACTATTATGTCTCCTTTTCGATTGCAAATCTGTTATATACGATTGCTTATACAACAAATCAAGTACTTCTTGCGGAATCTTCCGGTAGCGAAGAGTTATTTCTGTCAATTGCAACACGAGGAATAAAAATAATAACTGGAATCATGACTCCAGTTATAGCTCTTGTTGTTTTGTTTTGTCCTGCATTATTATTACTTTTTGGAGGAAATTATTCTAGAGAAGCTAGTACTCTTTTACGAATTATGTGTTTAGCCGGTTTTATTGTGGCAATCTATTCTTTCCTTGGTTTTATCTTTAAACATACTAAAAATCTAAAGGCCTTATTATTTATGTCTGCTACATATGTTGTTTCCATTTTATCGTTAAGTTACTTCTTGATAAGTGTGTACGGGCTTATTGGTGTGGGTTTTGCGTGGTTCTTGGGAACGTTAATTTCTATTTTTATCGGTATTATATTTATGGTGTTACGAATAAATATTGTTCGTCAACCAGCTGCTTCTCCTAAAAATATCTTAATAACACACTTCTATTCGAAAAATAATAATGGGGATGCTGCGTTACTAAGTGTATTAATAAATGATCTTAAGCGAAAATTTGGAAATCCTGCAATTTCCATAGTTGCCTCTGATGTTGTGAAACAAAATGAAAGGTTTGATGGTATTAATGTTTATAGTTCGTTTATGTTTTACGCGATGAATCGTTTTAAAAGTCGTCATTTAACTTTTTTGTATTCAGTATATGTTATGATGGTCACGTTTTTATGGGCAGTGGTTTATAGATACACCAAATTTTCTATACCAATACCTAAAGGAATCCAGCGTCTGTGTTTATATTACTCAAAGGCAGATTTGATTATTCCAGTGGGAGGTGGATATTTACGTGGCCAAAATAAAGGGATCGGCAGCTTACTGTATATCTGTTTAATTTTACATCCTTTGATCATAGGAAATGTTTTAAGAAAACCTAATGTCTTATATACTCAGTCAGTTGGACCTTTTTCTAATAGATTTGAAAGTTATCTTGTATCAAAAGTATTGAATTCATTCTCTCAAGCAGTCATTGTTCGTGAAAATATTTCTCATAATATATTGAGGGGTAGAGTTAAAAAACTATACCGTTCGGTAGATTCTGGATTTGCCTTTGAAGGTAAAGGAAATTTTTATAATTTAGATAAAGTACTAAATCAAAAAAGATATCAATTTATCATTGGTGTAACAGCTAAAAAATATTTTAAATCCGAACTGCAAGAGAAATATGAACTGGCTCTTGCCAGAACTATTGAGTATATTTTTACTAAATATAGAGCGGCTGTTATTCTTATTCCACAAGTAACTGCTGAATATAACGGAGACGATGATCGAATTGTCCATAATCGAATTTTTTCGTATATCAGAAATAAAAAGGATGTATACGTAATTAACGACAAGCTTAACCACTACGATATAAAAACCATATATGGGCAGTTAGACTTGGTCATCGGAACGAGATTCCATTCAGTTATTTTTTCACTTACATCTTATGTTCCAGCTATTGCTATTGAATACGAGCATAAAACAAGAGGAATTATGAAAGATTTAGGATTAAGTAAATGGGTGATAAAAATAGAAGATGTTAATTTAGCAAAATTATCATCTATGGTAGATAAACTTGTCGAAGAACGCGTTATATATAGGGAAAAACTTATAAAGGTAATTCCTACATATCGCTCTCGAGCGAAAAATGCTATAGCAATTGTAGACAAACAATATAAAGAGTATATTACCAGCTCCAAACATGTAAATAGAGAGGGTGTCTTCAAAAGACCTTTCCGGAGATTTAAGTTAATCTTTAACAACTTTAGTTTTTCTAGTTGA